TCCCCTGAACAGATTGATATTATTAACCTCAACCACCCTGGGAGTGAGATCCACATTCTCGCCAatctttctcctgaattcctgatttTGGATTTATCAGTGACTACTGTTTGAGCCCCCCACAAGTGGAAGTATCTTTTCTATGTCTGCCCTATAATCTAAAGACACTCAGCTTTTCCCATCGAAAGTGTCTAGCTGCTGCCGAGGAATGATGCTGTTTTAACCTCTTCAATCTGGGGAAGCTGTGTTATGCCAGGATCTGTCCTCCCTCCCCGTGCTGTCTATTCCAGTGTTGTGTTAAAGCCAAGTTGCTCGGTAGTTATTTTGTGCCTCGTATTTTCCGTGAGCTGTTTTACTGGAACGTTACTTGTGCATCTGCCTCCTACGCAAAACCTTTCCTGTCCTCGGTTTCCGCACATAGTCATAGAAATTGCAGCACAGAgcgaaggctattcagcccattgtcccTGTACTATCAGTGCTAGCTATACACTCAAGCTCTTTTGACGCTATTTCCCTGATGCCGTTTAATCATAGCCTTCCTgctgaggagaccattcagcccatcatggctgAGGGAGGGAGCTATTTGAAGGAGCGATCTCATTGGAACCAAACCCCGTGTTCTTTTCCCAGAATACCTCAAATGTTtcctttcaagtatttatctaattcaCTTTGGAACattcctattgaatctgcttccaccgccctttctggCAGCGAGATGTAAAAGCAAAACAAAAAAATAATTCTCCATTCGTCCCTGGTTCTTTcccttgttctatgttctataatagtgtagatgggctttagagtggtttcacaggtcggcgcaacatcgagggccgaagaaggggctgtactgcgctgtaatgttctatgttctatctttattTCTCTGATCATTTAGTCCCCTGTGAAATATGACAATTGACTTGGCCCTGGTGATCTTTGGAACAAcctaatatctgtgtgtgtgagaaatcCCGCACCTTGCTGATCTGAATGTCGACATTGTCTAGATTGAGCTGAAAAATCAAATGGCGCCTCACTCAGGTCCCAAACCGCCATTGACAAATGCGTAccatggtggtgagctgctgccttgaaccgctgcagtccatgtggtgtaggtacagccacagtgctattagagagggagttccaggatgttgacccagcgacagtgaaggaatggtgatatatttcaaaattggggcggtgagtgatttggaggggaacctccaggcggtggtattcccatgtgtctgctgcatttgtccttccaggtggcagtggtcatgggtttggaaggtgttgttgaagtcaatgtgagttcctgccgtgcatcttatagatggtacacacagctgccagcgttggatggtggagggagtggatgttgaaggtggtagaaggggtgccaatcacACTGCTCtgtgctggatggtgtcaaacgtcttgagtgttggagctgcactcatccaggcaagtggagaatattccatcgcattcctgacttgtgccttgtagatgatggagaggctttggggagtcgggaggtgagttacacacagcagaattcccaacctctgacctgcccttgttgcCACAGTAtatctagtccaattcagtttctggttaatagtaactcccaggatgttgatggtgggagattcaatgatgataatgccattgaatttgtacttttctttgttctttaatagagggatacggaccccggaagtgtagaagattttagtttagacgggcagcatggtcggcacaggcttggagggccgaagggcctgttcctgtgctgtacttttctttgttctttgaatgtcaAGGATGTCAagatgttggagatggttattgcctggctccTACACGAcacgaatgtaatttgccacttgtcagcctaagcctggatattatccagggtttgctgcatttggacattgttttaaaatttaaagtaccaaattcttttttccaattaaggggcaaataatttagtgtggccaatcatccgaccctgcacatctttgtgctgtggggatgagaatgtgcaaacttcaaacggacagtgaaccagggttctcggcgccgtgaggcagccgtgctaaccattgcgccaccgtaccaccctgcatttggacattgactgCTTTGGTAAATGAGGAGTCGCGAAAGGTTCTGAATATTGTacaatcatcaacgaacatccccttatgatggaaggaaggtcccgaggaagcagctgaagatggttggatctgggacattaccctgaggaactcctgcagtgatgtcccggagctgagatgattgacctccaatcaccacagccatcttcctttgtgcctggtATTACTCCCAACCAGTGGAGACttttccccctgatccccattgactccagttttgctcaggctccttgttgtcagggcccagagcctttgcagtatcctgtgccttcagctgtttcttgataacccatgaatcaaattggctgaagactggcatctgatgctggggacctctgtcggtgaccgagatggatcatccactcggcacttctggctgaattgttgcgaatgcttcagccttatttttttcccactgatgtgctgggctcctcccatcattgaggatggggatatttgtggagccccctcctccagtgagttgtttaattgttcaccaccatgggGTGGCGTGATGGTTGGCCCTGCCTCACGGTAtgacggacccgggttcgatcccggccccgggtcactgtccgtgtggagtttgcacattctccccgtgcctgtgtggctctcacccccacaacccagagatgtgcaagaCAGGTGAATTGGTCTCACTAAATTGgccttcattggggggggggggggggtgttagtgacaGACTAAGACCTCAGGCTTATTGACCCCGAAAAGCACACAGTAACACTACCAGTGAAAACATGCAGTCCAATACTTCCTGTTGCTTGACCAGCCAATTCAGGAGGCCATTGAATTTTCCAGGATGACGTGGAGGTGATTGTGAAGCATCTGGGCCTGCAGTCCCCTGACTAATCCAGGTGGGCGGCTCAGTGACTTGTATGGAGATTGTGCAGCAAGGTCGTTTGGGTGGAGTGTGCGAGGGCTGTCAGTAACTGGAATTCTATCTCGCCTGAAACCAGCACCTGCTCCCTGGCCTATGGGGCTTGGCCACTGGCTCGAGTGAGATGAACTTGCTGACATGGAAATCTTTGGCCATTCCATcactcgttgggtcaaaatcctggaactttctccctaacagcacggtggatgtacctacactacatgggctgcagcggttcatggaggtggttcaccaccaccttctcgaggacgaTTAGGAATGGAGAATAAACATGTAGGCCCAGCTTACAAagcccatcccatgaaagaatcaaAAATATGTCTAGCTGGTCAGGTTGTAGCCACTGGGTGGCAGCAGAGGCCATGCTTGTGGGAGGGCGAAGGGACCTTTAGCTGtatgcattggattggatttgtttattgtcacgtgtaccaaggtacagtgaaaagtatttttctgtgtgcagctcaaactttagtacatgaaaagaaaaaatgtAATGGGGCAACATAAgagatacaatgtaaatacatgggtgAAGCAGactggagtgtagtattaatcaggtcagtctataagagggtcattagtagtccggtaacagtggggaagaagctgtttttgaatctgttagtgcgtgatctcagacttttgtgcgtgatctcagacttttgtatctcctgccgatggaagaagttagaagagtgagtaagccgggtatcCTGCATAACAATGATCAAACttcacgggtctgtcactgtgtcacactgggggacagtactggtgagtGTTGGTAATTTATGGGGATGTATTAGTAGCTCTGGATAAATCGTGAATTGCAATTAATCGTGAATTAATGACATCAAGtatgatcatagaatcacagaatttacagtgcagaaggaggccgttcagcccatcgagtctgcaccggctcttggaaagagcaccctacttaagctgacacctccaccctatcccgtaacccagcaactccacctaacctaagggcaatttagcatggccaatccacctaacctgcacatctttggactgtgggaggaaacaggagcacccggaggaaacccacgcacacacggggagaaggtgcagactccgcacagacagtgagccaagccggggatcgaacctaggatgctggagctgtgaagcaactgtgctaaccactgtgctaccatgccgccctgatcATGCATTAGCAgtaacacccacattgctgtgtctTGGCTGCTGGGATGTAGGTTCTTGTTGCAGTTGGTTATGTTGTGTGAGGGGTAGTGCAATGCTGTGCTGCTGTTGGAGGTCATCACTCTGACTGCAACTTAACTCCATTTCATTGATTGGAAGACTGTTATTATAGCCGTCTCTTGTATCTCCCTGCTTTGCAGGATGGGGACAAGTTCTGGAAGATGCCGGAATGTTACATTCGTGGCAGCACCATTAAATATCTCCGCATCCCTGATGAAATCATTGACATGGTGAAAGAAGAGGTGGTGTCAAAGGGCAGAGGTCGTGGCCTCCAGCAACagaagcagcagcaacaacagaaaGGGCGAGGAGCTGGTGGTGGTGCTGGCAGAGGTAATGGACCATTCTGGATTGACTTGGGACTGGAGGGTGGCAGTAAGGAGCGTTGTGAGATTaatttccctctccctcccacccagttTGCAGACAGGCTGTTCAATAAAGAGGAATATTGCACCATGATAGGAGACACTCCTGGGTTGAGCTGCCTGTGTGCCTGTCTTCACCTCCTGGCATCAGCCCAAGTTCAGCCCTTCAAGCTGCCTCCTGTATCAATTGGTGTCAAACTAAGGACTAAATATTGACCAGATTCTCTGCCCCCGAGCCCCAGGGTCGTCCCTGCCCATGTACATAAGTCCTGGACAtattggcgggggggagagagagagcagagggtgGTTGGCCCTGCTTCCAAGTTCCTATCCAGTGCCTCCGGGTAAAAAAAGACTTGCATACCTTTCAGGACCCTGTGCTGTCCGTTTAATGCTTTCCAGCCAATGTAGGAAAAGCAGTAGCTGtattgcacagcaagatcccacaattatCAACGTgataaatgaccagatcatctgtttccgtgatgctgggggtgggggagggataaatattggccgggatACCAGGGAGAGCACCCCCTCCTGCTGCTCTTTGAAATTGTGGGTCACGGGATCTCCTATTCACCTGGGAGAACCCTCAGGATCTTTTGATTAACCTGTCACCCGAAAGGCATCGCCCCCTAGTGGGGCAAACAGAAATGTTATCTGGTTCTGAAGGGACGAGTGTGAAGGGCCAGTGTAACCTGGTGCTGTTTCCTCTCGGCAGGTGTGTTTGGTGGGCGGGGCCGTGGAGTGGCCGGAGCAAACCGAGGACACGAGAAGAAGCTGGGAAAGTTATCGGGAGTAAAGAAACCGTGAAAAGAatcgtgcgtgtgtgtctgtgtgtgtgcgtgtgtgtgagtgagagagtgtgtgagagagtcagattcTGACAATCTTTCTTTTGTGTAAAGGAGTCACATTCACCTTGGGTTTAGTTACAGAGATTCTGTCATTTAT
This region of Scyliorhinus torazame isolate Kashiwa2021f chromosome 18, sScyTor2.1, whole genome shotgun sequence genomic DNA includes:
- the LOC140395049 gene encoding U6 snRNA-associated Sm-like protein LSm4, whose translation is MLPLSLLKTAQNHPMLVELKNGETYNGHLVSCDNWMNINLREVICTSRDGDKFWKMPECYIRGSTIKYLRIPDEIIDMVKEEVVSKGRGRGLQQQKQQQQQKGRGAGGGAGRGVFGGRGRGVAGANRGHEKKLGKLSGVKKP